Below is a genomic region from Balaenoptera ricei isolate mBalRic1 chromosome 3, mBalRic1.hap2, whole genome shotgun sequence.
taacataaataaGAACTTATTTCCTTAACATTCCAGCAGAAAAATATGCAACCCATGGAAATATATTACTAAAGAAGAGGGTTGTACTCCATAGTCAGATGACAGTGTATGTCAAAGTGCACTAGGAAATATAAAGTGGTTATATCAACATAACACATCGTTTCAACTACATGCCAGTAATTAGGTTTTTATTGATTAAATAGCAGCctataaaaatggggaaaatatgaaCTTGATCTTAGCTGAAATAAtctaaaaggaattaaaatttccattccatcttttttttttttttttggtaataaagtATAGCAAAAGACAACAACGTAATCCTATAAACATCAGGGTTATATTGCCACAAGTAGCTTTACATTTTTACCTcaaataaaagaaactaaattgtaATCCTGGTTAATGCACTCCTTTGTACATAAACACAGccccaaatttttctttttttagtcctCTGAATTCATGACAGCTGATCCAAATTGTTGGTTTTGGGAATTGCTCTTGATGTTTCTAAACTTATCTTCCACCTTTCCACATCTCTACTGCTCCTCCCTCTCTTGCCTCCCTTCCCCCAATACCCTTTAATTCACAAGCTCCACTGGAAACCCGTATTCAAGGGACATTTGTGACGGTAGTGaggaataaaaaggcaacctgtCAAAATTAGGTGTTTGGGGGTTGAAATCATTCTCTACAACTAATTTTTGAACCACTATAAAACTGCTTACTTTCTAAAATATAACTTACTGGGTAAAATCAGTACAAAAATTACCATTAAAACTCACACTCTAATCCAGGTTAACATAAAAATGATCATGCACAATTCAAAGAGAGAGGAACACTTAacagatcttttctttttttcttcccctaaatGGAAGTTCTccataagaatatttttatttacttgaaaatacaaaacacgagtagaacaagccagaaggAAATGAGAGCAGTTGGCTCTCTGAAATTACAGAAATAAGGAGAGCATGGGCTTTTAAACACTCCTATAAAGGTCAataagtaattgattttttttcagttatagtttaattcaacaaaatatttcttgaaaattcTTCTGCAACACGATTTACCAATATACATTTTCCTTGACTCAGAAATACGGAAGCAAGTGCCCATTAATTTGGCAAATACCTGTAAAAACGGCATTACACAATTACCAGGATGTCCTCAGAAGGGTAAATGCTATTAGGCACAAACCTATTTTGTCTATTTAATTTGCTCAGATAAACAGTAGTACATAATGAGAACTTACTGCTCAGTAAAATTAGGTGTGAtcttaaaagtaagaaaaagtgGGTTTTAAGAAATATGCCCCAGGCTTATTTTAAACCCAACGTAAATTAAGATTTCCTAACAACTAGCCTATTACAATCACCTGCAGGCCAGAGTGGATTAAGACTTATAATCAACCAATTAATACAGATGTTCTTTCACATTAGCCACTCATACTAAAATAAACCCTTTTGATCCAATCTCTCCTTCACTAAAATCTCAAAAAGCCCCTAAAGTGATCTCTACACACATATGAATTTTACTACTATTACAATTTGCATTTAAGCTGCATTTATGGAAGGTATGTTTCAGAGTAGGTCTTTCATAAAATTTGTAAACAGTCAACATAATATTGAAAGTGGTCAGATTAACTAAAATATCTGTAACATCAATAGATAAAACCAAAACAGCATTATAATACAAATTACTTTAtcagttataaaaatataatggaataGCCAAAAAAACATCACAAGAAGTAATTTCAATAAAATCTGACCACACGCTAATCACACATTTCTGTACTGGAGTCATTCCACACTAAATTGACACACCTGAATACACAATGTGTTTtaccttgtgggtttttttttttccttttactaataATATAGCCATAAAGAAGTAcagggttttaaaaaaaggaaaatattatcataaagctaaaaataaacaaatagccaAAAGCAAATCTCCTTTAACATTCAGAAATCATTTTATGAGTGAATATCAGAAACATTAAGGTTAAAAAAGACACTGATTGAAACACTCACTGCCAGAACCtttggaaggagaggaaaaaggtagaaagtaaagaaagtatccattaaaaaggggaaaaacaataaaaatctcttcTTTATGCCTCCCTTCTCTGAGAAAACATTCAACACGatgttaataagaaaaataaaaaagggacagAATTTGCTTCATTCATCCTGTGTTTGTACAGGTCTTCATTTGCATTATGTTAATAAAATTAGACATAGGTACAATTAATAATGAGATGTTAAAATCTACATAAATTTTCAAAGCTTCATTAAATGGCAACCAACAGAGCCCTAAACTCCACCTAAGACTGAATTTACAAATTCATCTTGCATCATTCTTTCTCTCCGATCATCATAACCTTCAGAAAACGATCAACTTTTTAATACTAAAGTTTCAACATAATCCCAATAAAAACTCTAATTCTACCTGAAACCATTTACTTCTTTGCCTCTTTTCAGCACTTTCACCATTAATGCTCAAGTGAAACAATGCTGGAAATCAAATCATGCAGAAATCTGCCTTCATCAATGTTACAAGTTTATGCTAAATTTACtgaatttcagaatttaaaaagcatattaaGGTAGAATGGCTAGTTCGTTTTACTTAAAGAATGTATTTGAGTATCAATAAGGTTTCTCTTGTTTTACTATCAATGAacttaaaccttaaaaaaaatactttactatGCTCAATCATGACACTCATAATTTTACAATTTAACGTAATAACGGGATGTTGTGCTATGTTGACACATCGGAAGGAATTGCCTTCCCTCCCAAAACAAAGTGTAAAGTGCCTTTTTTCAAGCATACTAAGAAAAAGCAATTTTAGGTGACATCTTAAAAAGTCAAATtacaatttttgctttaaaaaaacttaaatagaATGCAAGTTATTAGTGGATTTAATATTTCTATATCTAAATTCAGAAAGTCAATATTCAGTATAGTTGTGGTCTCAACATGTTGATTTACCTGCTGATTACTCAGGGTCACTGGTCTTAATGTTTGGCTGGAACCAAACAGTAACATATAGAGAAGAGAAAGCAACCAATTTCAGTTATATCAAGGCTATTGTTTGGAAACAACAGGCTAATTCAATGATGGtaaaaaagaaacattgtttCAATTTATTTGGAAGAAGCTTTGTTCTGGGTAATCACAGTTCCCAATGTTAATCCCATAAGGTACAAAATTTTCAAACTTTCTCAAACTATCCTATAAAGATATTATACCTTTTCATTAGGACACAAACTACTGATTATAATTCCAAATCACACATTGGCATAAAATAATCATTTCACTGGATATTAAAGAATCTTGAAAGAGCCACATCATCATTGCTTTGTCTACCATCATATGGCTGTTATGAGGCTGACACACTTTAAATGTTATAAACTactagaaaaagtattaaaatgatCTTTAATGATTTAAGGATAACTGTATTCATCTAAGACTTATTCTACAGATCCTAGATTCTATAGGGCTTAATGAAAGTTCACTGTGAATGGAAAATGATAAGTTCTTGTTCCATGCCTTTTTTATAGTAAGGAAAATGATAACATTACCATGCTGATTATCAGAACAAAAAGCATTAATAATCACCAAGCTTCTCCTAagatatatgatttttctttgtacAACTACATGTTTTATAAATCAATGTAAGTTTCCTACAGAAAGCTTAAGTCAAACCAACTGTACTTACTCTTTCAAGACAAACAAGCACATTCAATCATGAATTCCACTGCCAAAAATTTGagattgaaaaatttaaaacacagcaTGTCTTTTAACATTTAAACACAACAGCTTATGAGATAATAGCTCAAATCTCCttactgaaaacattttaaaccttCAATTCAGAATGATAGCAATAAAAAGTTGAAGTGTTCTTCTAAGTAaaagataattattattttaataatagattAGTAGGTAGTTTACCTTAAGACACACAgaaccaaggatttttttttttcttttgataagaaACATCTAAGCCTTTTAAAGGAACAGAACATAGCCTAAATCTAAGTCGAAATTTTTTCCCCAACAAGCAAAGCTTcctacttaaaaagaaaagagacaccTCAGTATTAGAATATACCTTtaacagaaaaagcatttttaaagactgttttaaataaaatcttcaaTGACTAGTTAATGTGAAGTGACTATCACTAATATTTAAGAACTTACAGTACTTACATACAAAGAAATCACTGTGTCTACTATGCCCTTCCTCCCCCCTCAAAAAAACCCACTGATTAATCAATCTTGTGTCTCtacaattacatttttatattttccttcacaactaaaatgtgatatacatttatctgaactgggggtgggggggggtgcagGATAGAGAACTTAACCCCTATGAAGATACACCTACATTTAGAACTTTCTCCTGGTAATTACATTTTAACAGACCTTTCTGAGGTCAAACGGAATACTTATAAATGATGGAgaaaaaaggagacagagaaacaaatCAAACACAGCTGAGACTGAAGCTCAACAACGTTAGCCATCAGCTAATATACTTGAGAACTTGTAGGAACATTTGAAAGTAAAATCAAGTACCGTGTTGCCACCAATTCCTTTCTTAAAGAGACCAATCAGCAGACACAACTTATCTGCTTTAGGTCAGGAACTCTGTGGGCAAGTCCCACGTCTAATACTCTTGTCAGGTACACTGTGCACTGACTGCATTGCTTTAGCAATCTCAGAACTCAGATTCTTCAAGGTTCAGTTTTAAGAAAAGGGTTCATTGTTAGTACCTCTAATTTTTAACCCTTTAATCTCCTCAGGCTAACACTTCACAAATGTACAAATACAGCACAACGTTTGATTACGTGAAGTATTACGGGTGTTTTTCATCGTAATGTAAGAGCGTATTCTAAAACAGCTTAAAAAATATGcacagtaaatatatatttctaaacatTATACCCCCTTGAATTTACATAGTTTTTACTAAAGACACCTGTTAATGAGcagtattcttttaaatttttacataaaaatttcaattaCTGGCCAATGGGATACTAAATACCAttatttcagggggaaaaaaaaaaaaactgggaaggGTTTTGTACAGACCAATCACTTAGGTTTTCTACCATGCCTACTTTCAAAAGCCCGCTTAAACTTTTTCACATGAAAAAGCACTTGAATTGTTGTCGAACAcattcaaataaatgaatatttaaacctATCAATTGATCTTAAATGTACCATTCTCAAGAAACAGAAAGCATTAATCTTACCTTGAATAGCCATTAGAAAAAACCGATCGACCGGAGAAGTTCAAAGTCCCTAAGGAAGTCAAGTTATCATCTCCAGATCCTTGGCATCTATTCCAATTTTCTGAACCAACAGGAATTGGTGGAATGACATTAAAAATAGGTTTCTGATCCTGCTGTTGAGAAAGGGATGCTGTATTCATGTCATAGTGGTACATCTGTCCCCCAGAGGTACTCACACCATGAACAGAAATGGCAGACATTTTATTACCAATTATATTTGCTCCAGAAAAGCTGGCCTGACAGTAAACTGGGCCCAGTTTCTCCTGCTTAATTACTCCAGGGGTGCAGAGTTCGATAaaatcttctttttctgttttcacttgGGGCAGTGGCACACTGTTAGGGCTTGATAAGATAAGATCTCCATTATCCTTAATTTTAGGTTTAGTGTCCGGTAAAACAAGAGGCTTACGGTCCTCTTTCGAGTTTCCTTCCAGAAGGAATGGATCGTCCTCTCCTGCCAAAGGAGAAAGCAAACAGTTTTCATCTATCAAGAGGTCTGAGCTCCAAGGACTCTCACTTGTCTCTTTACCTGGGGACCCAGAAGAAAACTCCAAATCCTGGAGTTTTTTCCTCCATATGTCAAAGGTGCTTTGGTCTGTGGTATACAACTTCACATTACCCCCATTAGTGCCAGTCTGGCCCTTCAAATTTTGCTGTTCTGAAGATACATCAGAGTGAGTTTTTGGAAACTCCTTCTCTGTGGGGGCAGCAGAGGCAGCAGCTGATGCTGAATTCTTGGGGTTCTCTGGAACACTGGTCGACCTATTGAGGTTTGCGATGCTTTCTTCCAGAAGCCGGAAGTCTGTTTCCCCAGAGGAAAGGCTCATTTGGCCCTGCTGTGGGAATCCCAGGTCATTTCCCATCacttttgtctctgtctctcccataTACAGTCCCATTGAGAGTGAAACTGCCTTGGACAGATCTGGCTGCTGCACATTGCTTCCTGAGCCTTTTGGAAAATCAACCAAAAGTCTTTGCTGCTTGGAGTCTGCCTGAGAAGCAGCAGCCAGTGAGGGTGAAGATGCAGAAACCTTCACAGTAGCTCCTCCCCTTAGGGTTTTATAGAAGTCCATCACATTTCCCCTCTCTCGACCAAGCACACTGCTGGGGATTTCTTCTCTACTGGGGGGGCTTAATGATTCCTTGGGGTCCATCAGTGAATATCAGctacaaaaaaaagagaggcGGACATAATAAGCTATAAAATCACATTATCTCTGTGATCCGATTAGTAAGAGCCTGTTAAATGAACCTTTTAGTTAATTCCGAATCTAATTCCTTGTTATCAGAAGAGTAGATTCTGTCTTCCACAATATAAAAGCCGTGTCTCCTGCTCCCATTCAGTGTGCCACATTTAAAAGTACAGTGCAGTCCATTTGCACAGCTGAGAACAAAACTGTATCAAACTAAGCTTGGCTATTCATCCTGCCACTCACAAATTGGTAACTCTGTTAATCACAGACATTATAATTCATTACATCTGATTATTCTGAAGGTTCAAGTTGATGTCaaagtatttaattaaaaaaaaggaagtatgATCATTGAAATTCCTACCTCTTTTCAACCAGTCAAGGCTGTTGGCTTTTCTGAGAACTAATAAACATAAAATCTGATAAACACTATGCTAGAATTCTCTATCTCTGATTACTCCCAATTTCTCTCCTACCGGCTGGTCACACATCCAAACCTTTTAGTACAATCTACTAGTGAACCATGCGCTTCACTTGGAAAATAAACAATGATGGTCTGCTCATCTTCCAATAGGGTAGGAAAAGGCTCCTATTTTTAACCCATATTTCTTACTGAATGTGCCTAATAGTGCCTGCTTTCAAATTTTGGACATATGAAATGAAACACACTGTATACGGGCTAActaaaatttagatttaaaaaagcAGAATGTGTAGTAGCTTctcattacaatttttaaaatatggtataaGAAATATAGCTCTCTCAAACCCTTACAACACAATAAATTCTAGATGAAGCtacattttcttttaacactGCTTAAGACCCTCAGTATGAAATACTATTATGTCTGTAAATTAagatttttcctttccaaatatCGAAGTATTgaaaaacaaaggggaaaaaaccaCCCCAGAACTGTAAAATCACATTCATATAAAtccaagtaaaataaaacataatacaaTGCTCAGAATAATCCTCCCTGCATTCTAAACCTTCACCTATCCTAATTCTGAGCCTACTCTCAAGAGGGTTAGGTTGCTAGAAGATTGTTGACAATCAAAGATGTTTTAAGAGGCGGGCAGAGACTTTGATAAGCATATTTGCGACAGTATAGTCAAATCCTGTCCAATGAAAGAAAACTTTTCCCGTACAGAGACTTCAAGAAGCATAAACTTCACTGGCCCTCGCTAAAAGTGGAGCGTGATTAAGGTAGACAGAGAGGTGGGGACGTGTCCCTACAAATCTTGAGGGTAAACTGCTTATCTCCCCGCCCCTCCGCCGTGTTTAGCTGATAACGATCTCTAAACACAAGGTATCAAACGGAGCCTAATGAATTTCCACGCCACTTTGACAGCTGCCTTCAAACTAGAAACCAAAACAATACTTCATAAAACGAAACAATCCCTCAAACGATTTTATCCCTCCGTTTAAATTGCAAATAACCCTGTCACAGTAATTGGCCTTAATGAACCATGCCAAGGGGTCTTAAGCGGCATTACAAGGCTGCAATTACCAAGTCTGCAACCTCAAAACGTCCGACTAGCGCTTGTCAAAAATCGCAGCACGAAACTATTACGGTTAGGGAGGGTCTTCTTCTAAAAGGGGCCACTTCAAAACGTCAGAAGCGAAGTGATGCCAAGCGCTAAAGAACAAACCCTCGCGGGGGCCGGGGGTAGAAAAAAGCGCGAggttaaaaatgaaatgtgtcCAGACCTGTTGAGTTCTTTCTCCGACACACCCACTTCCACCAGATAACACCAGCCCTGGCCGAAGTCTCCGAGTAGCAGGCTGTCAGCCCCCTGCGTGTgtacacgcgcgcgcacacacacacactcacacacacccctgcGCGCCCGCCAGAAAGGAGACGCGCTGGAGCCTCGACACAAACCCTGCTCGCGCTCGGGCGCTCTAGGGTGGAGCGGACAGAGTCGGGCGAGCAGGATTCAGACGCGGCTCAGCGTTCACCAGAAAAATGGGTGTCTGGGAGGCCCcctgggagggaaaagaaaagggacttagagaagaagaagaagaaaaaaaaaaaaaaagaggccaggATTCCTCACCAGGGAACGAGAGCCTGGAAACCCGGACGGCTCGACGAGGCTCCACTCGCAGAGAGCTCGGGTTCCTCCCCCTCGGCCAGGGGACGGCGGtccagggagagaaagaggcCAGCGCTGTCACCCGCGCGCTGCCCTGTCGTCACCGTCCCCCGGCCCtcgccagcccccacccccactacCCGAAGCTAATAAAACTTTGCAGGCTCCCGCGGCGCCCCCGAGCCGGCCTCCCGGCCCCGGCCCGCACCTCGGGGAGCGAGCGCCCGTGGGGGCCCAGCCcccggccctcccctccccttaccTCTGCCGGCGGCGCCACTCACCCAACACCGTCCGCCGCTCCCACCGCAGCCGAGATAAACAACTTAGCGTGTGAAAGCAGGAGGAGCGGGAgcgagagattttttttctctaaaaaaaggaagtaaacagCCGCCCCCTTCtccatggggggaggggagagccccTATTTGAGAAAGTCTCCCATTTCCCGGCTGACAAGCCAGCTCCCCGCCCCGCGCCCGTCTTCGCGGGCCGGGGCTCTCGGGCGCGCGTCCTTCGTGCCGGCGCCCCGCCGCTCCCGCCGCTCCGGCTGCGGCGTCTCTTTCCACCCACTAGAATCCGTCCCCGACGGGCGGGCGGTGACTGGGGCTCCCGTCACAGACTCTAGCTCGCaaaatggaggaggaggaggaggggaggcagcGCGGACACGCGAAAGGGCCGCCCGGCCGCTGCAGGCGAGCGGGACCGAGCGGGGGGCGGGCGGAGGCGGCGCCgcggcgcgcacacacacgcgctcccaccccacccccggccgCTCCCCGCCCGAGGGGCCGCGCGGCGGCGCGGGGAACGGTGCAACCTGTTGGCGACGCTAGGCAACTGCAGGGGCGGCCGCGGCCCCCGCCCCCACGCCCTCCGCGAGGGCCCCGCCACCCCGGCCGCGACGGCGCCTGCCCGCCCGCGGCCCCCAGGCACAGCCCCCGCCGAGGCTGCCTCCCTGGCGCGCGAGGCTTCTCCtcgccccccacccctcaccccccaggaaaaaggagaggaggcggcggcgggggccGACCTGGTCTTTCTGGGGCGGGCTTCGGAGGGAAGCCGAGTTTCTCTAGTTTCTCTTCTCGCTGCTCCTTCCCGCCCCAGCCCAGCTCCGCGACTCCCGACCCACTCCGGAGCTCGCCCGGTCCCTCGGCGGCAACCGTCAGCGCCCCTGCGGGTGACAGCGGACTGGCTGGGGGAGCCGGGGCGCGGCCCGCAGCAGAGCCGCGAGGGTGGTCCGCGCCGCCGCCCCCGGGCGAGTTGAGCGAAGTGTGTCACTTCGCACGAGGCTACAGGGTTGCACGGAAACGGTGCAGCGGCGTCTCGGCCCCTCGTAGGGCCGGACGGCCAGACACGCCCTCTGGGGAGGCttcagggaggggagggcagggaagggggtCGGCGCATACATACTCTGGGCCGAGGGGGAGTCGCGTGCCGGCGGGTCCCCCACCCCCGCATCGTCTGGGCGGCCCAGTCTGCACCCGCCGCCGCGTGCTCGCACCGGGAGAGAAGTTGCAAAGTAGAACCCACCCTCCCCTGCGCCCCGACTGTCCTCCACCCTCTTCTCCGAGCCtgcgaggcggcggcggcggcggcggcagaagGAGGCACCGCCTGCCAAGTTCaacccccatccctccctccctcctagcGCGCTCACACTTGAAGGAAGTTGCACGCCAAATGCAAAACCTCCAGCGAACtggatttctttgcctttttaaattattattcttaaGGAAAGCGG
It encodes:
- the NR3C1 gene encoding glucocorticoid receptor isoform X2, encoding MDPKESLSPPSREEIPSSVLGRERGNVMDFYKTLRGGATVKVSASSPSLAAASQADSKQQRLLVDFPKGSGSNVQQPDLSKAVSLSMGLYMGETETKVMGNDLGFPQQGQMSLSSGETDFRLLEESIANLNRSTSVPENPKNSASAAASAAPTEKEFPKTHSDVSSEQQNLKGQTGTNGGNVKLYTTDQSTFDIWRKKLQDLEFSSGSPGKETSESPWSSDLLIDENCLLSPLAGEDDPFLLEGNSKEDRKPLVLPDTKPKIKDNGDLILSSPNSVPLPQVKTEKEDFIELCTPGVIKQEKLGPVYCQASFSGANIIGNKMSAISVHGVSTSGGQMYHYDMNTASLSQQQDQKPIFNVIPPIPVGSENWNRCQGSGDDNLTSLGTLNFSGRSVFSNGYSSPGMRPDVSSPPSSSSAATGPPPKLCLVCSDEASGCHYGVLTCGSCKVFFKRAVEGQHNYLCAGRNDCIIDKIRRKNCPACRYRKCLQAGMNLEARKTKKKIKGIQQATTGVSQETSENSANKTIVPATLPQLTPTLVSLLEVIEPEVIYAGYDSSIPDTTWRIMTTLNMLGGRQVIAAVKWAKAIPGFRNLHLDDQMTLLQYSWMFLMSFALGWRSYRQSSSNLLCFAPDLIINEQRMALPCMYDQCKHMLYVSSELNRLQVSYEEYLCMKTLLLLSSVPKEGLKSQELFDEIRMTYIKELGKAIVKREGNSSQNWQRFYQLTKLLDSMHDVVENLLNYCFQTFLDKTMSIEFPEMLAEIITNQIPKYSSGNIKKLLFHQK
- the NR3C1 gene encoding glucocorticoid receptor isoform X1, coding for MDPKESLSPPSREEIPSSVLGRERGNVMDFYKTLRGGATVKVSASSPSLAAASQADSKQQRLLVDFPKGSGSNVQQPDLSKAVSLSMGLYMGETETKVMGNDLGFPQQGQMSLSSGETDFRLLEESIANLNRSTSVPENPKNSASAAASAAPTEKEFPKTHSDVSSEQQNLKGQTGTNGGNVKLYTTDQSTFDIWRKKLQDLEFSSGSPGKETSESPWSSDLLIDENCLLSPLAGEDDPFLLEGNSKEDRKPLVLPDTKPKIKDNGDLILSSPNSVPLPQVKTEKEDFIELCTPGVIKQEKLGPVYCQASFSGANIIGNKMSAISVHGVSTSGGQMYHYDMNTASLSQQQDQKPIFNVIPPIPVGSENWNRCQGSGDDNLTSLGTLNFSGRSVFSNGYSSPGMRPDVSSPPSSSSAATGPPPKLCLVCSDEASGCHYGVLTCGSCKVFFKRAVEGRQHNYLCAGRNDCIIDKIRRKNCPACRYRKCLQAGMNLEARKTKKKIKGIQQATTGVSQETSENSANKTIVPATLPQLTPTLVSLLEVIEPEVIYAGYDSSIPDTTWRIMTTLNMLGGRQVIAAVKWAKAIPGFRNLHLDDQMTLLQYSWMFLMSFALGWRSYRQSSSNLLCFAPDLIINEQRMALPCMYDQCKHMLYVSSELNRLQVSYEEYLCMKTLLLLSSVPKEGLKSQELFDEIRMTYIKELGKAIVKREGNSSQNWQRFYQLTKLLDSMHDVVENLLNYCFQTFLDKTMSIEFPEMLAEIITNQIPKYSSGNIKKLLFHQK